In the uncultured Methanobacterium sp. genome, one interval contains:
- a CDS encoding V4R domain-containing protein — protein MANTNTESRIKIFSTKTGVNVVQSPIKAQILSILKEGGLSGSQIVSSTKRSKSTISAHLQDLEDAGIIDWVIDPEDRRRKIYYINSKFLGDLSSTREIENEVNDLLEEYVVQSEDPFNFFRFMFRAIRVALLDEGINIDPILHNAGVKVGKTFYKKLKGHDVNELARNIAVFWETNKLGNIQIKSMNPIIIQAYDCFECEDLPQLGRPACAFDSGLLEGVFSNYYGHEVEAEETKCYAQGDDFCQFVIKPLKSKE, from the coding sequence ATGGCCAACACAAATACTGAAAGCCGGATCAAGATATTTTCCACTAAAACTGGAGTGAATGTGGTTCAAAGCCCAATAAAAGCACAGATTCTCTCCATTCTCAAAGAAGGCGGATTGAGCGGATCCCAGATCGTTTCCTCAACCAAACGGTCAAAATCCACCATCTCCGCACACCTGCAGGACCTGGAGGATGCAGGTATAATTGACTGGGTAATAGACCCGGAGGACCGTCGGCGGAAAATTTATTACATAAACTCCAAATTCCTGGGAGATTTATCATCAACCAGGGAAATAGAAAACGAAGTTAATGATCTCCTGGAAGAATATGTGGTCCAATCTGAAGATCCATTTAATTTCTTCCGTTTCATGTTCAGAGCTATTCGAGTGGCATTATTAGATGAAGGGATTAATATAGACCCCATACTCCATAATGCAGGTGTTAAAGTGGGTAAGACATTTTACAAAAAATTAAAGGGTCATGATGTCAATGAACTTGCCCGAAATATCGCAGTGTTCTGGGAAACCAATAAACTGGGAAATATCCAGATAAAAAGCATGAATCCTATTATCATACAGGCCTATGACTGCTTTGAATGTGAAGATCTGCCCCAACTGGGAAGACCAGCCTGTGCATTTGATTCAGGACTACTGGAAGGAGTATTCTCCAATTATTATGGCCATGAAGTGGAAGCTGAGGAAACTAAATGCTACGCTCAGGGAGACGATTTCTGCCAGTTCGTAATTAAGCCTTTAAAATCAAAAGAATGA
- a CDS encoding ATP-dependent DNA helicase gives MDNGFFCEKCGMIKDRCICNSGSVENTIQAKTPKISSSRINAIKKAYPHIDEDIIEKFPFASPREGQLEIIAEIRDAIDEGYSNIILEAGTGTGKSVVATTLARLYHPAYILTMTKQLQSQYAAEFGYPMVKGRGNFLCQNENLEFSCDQGTCQTIPSTQKFACDYGISKSPFGGEVHAFQDAFGSPLYFRSNNRCRYWDQKAHAAESSITLMNYDYALLELNYVKHFGKRDLMVLDEAHNLENKLMQRLEVNLYNRRLQREIKKTIPQSMLQHNEPQEWILFVESLYEDYQDINIKQIPKNQADRVNRMKMNLSELSRNLEETPDNWVVDTSPGGVSFKPLRVNTYANDRLLNHADIRLFMSATILDQDLFCQWLGIEPEETYHLEIKSIFPPSSRPVHLKLVGNMSHRLIKRTAPKTIPVLEKIIEHHKYERGLIHTHNYKCQEYIIKHLKNPRLMGHNSKNREHVLNRFEHSNDPRVLVSPSMSEGVDLPYEKCQFQVIYKIPFPYLGDPQINQRKQQDPSWYAYKTIMTLLQAYGRGMRAEDDYCETYILDGNFRMLLRNKLYRELVPSFFKDAIQRE, from the coding sequence ATGGATAACGGCTTTTTCTGTGAAAAGTGCGGAATGATAAAAGACCGCTGCATATGTAACTCTGGAAGTGTTGAAAACACCATCCAGGCTAAAACTCCCAAAATATCATCATCAAGAATCAATGCCATTAAAAAGGCTTATCCCCACATTGACGAGGACATAATTGAGAAGTTCCCCTTTGCCTCACCACGAGAAGGGCAGCTGGAGATTATAGCTGAAATCAGGGATGCCATAGATGAGGGCTACTCTAACATAATCCTGGAAGCCGGTACTGGAACCGGTAAGTCCGTGGTGGCCACCACTCTGGCCCGCCTTTACCATCCAGCTTACATATTAACCATGACCAAGCAGCTCCAGTCCCAGTACGCAGCAGAGTTTGGTTACCCCATGGTGAAGGGACGTGGGAACTTCCTGTGCCAGAATGAGAACCTGGAGTTTTCCTGTGACCAGGGAACCTGCCAGACCATTCCCAGCACCCAGAAATTCGCCTGTGATTATGGTATCAGCAAGTCTCCCTTTGGTGGGGAAGTGCACGCTTTTCAGGATGCCTTCGGAAGTCCCCTGTATTTCCGTTCCAACAATAGGTGCCGCTACTGGGACCAAAAAGCCCATGCAGCAGAAAGCTCCATAACCCTGATGAACTATGATTACGCTCTCCTGGAACTTAACTACGTGAAACACTTCGGGAAAAGAGACCTGATGGTCCTGGATGAGGCCCATAACCTGGAGAACAAGCTCATGCAGCGCCTGGAGGTTAACCTCTACAACCGCAGGCTGCAGCGTGAAATTAAAAAGACCATACCTCAAAGTATGCTGCAGCACAATGAGCCCCAGGAATGGATACTCTTTGTGGAATCACTCTACGAGGACTACCAGGACATCAACATTAAACAGATCCCTAAAAACCAGGCCGACCGGGTTAACCGGATGAAGATGAACCTGAGCGAGCTTTCAAGGAACCTTGAGGAAACTCCAGATAACTGGGTGGTGGACACCAGCCCAGGAGGAGTTTCCTTCAAACCACTCAGGGTTAACACCTACGCCAACGACCGGCTGCTTAACCACGCAGACATAAGGCTGTTCATGAGTGCCACCATCCTGGATCAGGACCTGTTCTGCCAGTGGCTGGGCATTGAACCTGAAGAAACCTATCACCTGGAAATTAAGAGTATCTTCCCCCCATCATCCCGCCCAGTTCACCTGAAACTGGTGGGTAACATGTCCCATCGCCTGATTAAACGTACCGCCCCCAAGACCATCCCGGTACTGGAGAAGATCATTGAACACCATAAATATGAAAGAGGATTGATACACACCCATAACTACAAGTGCCAGGAGTACATCATCAAGCACCTTAAAAATCCCCGCTTAATGGGCCATAACTCCAAAAACAGGGAGCATGTGCTGAACCGTTTTGAACACAGTAATGACCCCCGGGTGCTGGTGAGTCCTTCCATGAGTGAAGGGGTGGATCTGCCCTATGAAAAGTGCCAGTTCCAGGTTATCTACAAGATACCATTCCCCTACCTGGGAGATCCCCAGATCAACCAGCGCAAACAGCAGGACCCCTCCTGGTATGCGTATAAAACCATTATGACACTCCTTCAGGCTTATGGTAGGGGAATGCGAGCCGAAGATGATTATTGTGAGACTTACATCCTGGATGGGAACTTCCGCATGTTGCTCCGGAACAAGCTCTATCGGGAACTGGTGCCCAGCTTCTTCAAGGATGCCATACAGAGGGAATAA
- a CDS encoding DUF447 domain-containing protein, with amino-acid sequence MLDLYALNMEKGLHYEGIVTTRNEDGTPNAAPMGIICKGQDQVVLRLHEGSHTIANVKRDKKFYVNLSRDPLLFTYSLIGGTSNLEFAEEDHGFSLKNADASFFGEVHHEKEIVKENDAMGENITVMFHSQVRDIKQEKKESEPLSRAICGVLEALVNLSRVKRVPHEKKMEYAERLKEISRVVNHVGGPRHKQAMELIEKEFEIRIKG; translated from the coding sequence ATGCTAGATTTATACGCACTGAACATGGAAAAAGGCCTCCACTACGAGGGCATTGTAACCACCCGTAATGAAGACGGAACACCAAACGCTGCCCCCATGGGGATAATCTGTAAAGGCCAGGACCAGGTAGTACTCCGGCTCCATGAAGGGTCACATACCATAGCCAATGTAAAACGGGACAAAAAGTTCTATGTTAATTTATCAAGGGATCCGCTCCTTTTTACCTATTCACTTATAGGCGGCACTTCAAACCTGGAATTTGCAGAAGAAGACCATGGATTTTCCCTGAAAAATGCAGATGCATCATTCTTTGGTGAAGTACACCATGAAAAGGAAATAGTAAAGGAAAATGATGCCATGGGTGAAAATATCACTGTCATGTTCCACTCCCAGGTTAGGGACATAAAACAGGAGAAGAAAGAATCCGAACCATTGAGTCGGGCTATATGTGGGGTTCTTGAGGCTCTGGTGAATCTGAGCAGGGTTAAACGGGTTCCTCACGAGAAAAAGATGGAATATGCAGAAAGGTTGAAAGAAATATCCCGGGTAGTGAACCATGTGGGTGGGCCACGCCATAAACAGGCAATGGAACTCATAGAAAAAGAATTTGAAATCAGAATCAAAGGATAA
- a CDS encoding alpha/beta fold hydrolase: protein MLKPQYHILKDFQLESGEILPEIKLEYATQGNKKLDNEGNITNAFIYLHGWSGDYTSVENLKSVIGPGKAIDTNHFYVISPTALGAPGSSAPSTSGLKTDFPHYTLKDMVRAHYELITTKLGIKHLKGIMGTSMGGFQALNWAIEYPDFIDFLILNGTSHRVSNRMYGMYHLMNQMITEDPGYKNGNYTDNPLRVMEKSSALSFLWSLSPENYETCFQSRSEFLEGMGDREKDAHEWDANDVIWRNDALLNHDLGDEISKIRIPALVVAINQDQIVDFNYCVMPMYEGLKNSQLFNYDSIWGHYGCVRDVQKAEGAIKNFVKMIYEKGC, encoded by the coding sequence TTGCTCAAACCACAGTATCATATTTTAAAAGATTTCCAGTTGGAATCAGGAGAAATACTCCCGGAAATAAAGCTGGAATACGCCACACAGGGAAATAAAAAGCTGGATAACGAGGGGAACATAACCAATGCCTTCATCTATCTCCATGGCTGGAGTGGGGATTACACATCTGTAGAGAATCTTAAGAGTGTAATTGGCCCGGGAAAGGCCATTGACACCAACCACTTCTACGTGATAAGCCCCACTGCACTGGGAGCACCAGGATCATCTGCCCCATCCACATCTGGCCTGAAAACAGATTTCCCCCACTACACCCTGAAAGACATGGTAAGGGCCCATTACGAGCTCATAACCACAAAACTGGGAATAAAACATTTAAAGGGGATTATGGGGACATCCATGGGCGGTTTCCAGGCTCTTAACTGGGCAATTGAGTACCCTGATTTCATTGATTTTCTGATACTCAATGGAACCAGCCACCGGGTTTCAAACCGGATGTACGGAATGTACCACCTTATGAATCAGATGATCACCGAGGACCCTGGTTATAAGAATGGAAATTACACCGATAACCCCCTCCGTGTCATGGAAAAATCATCCGCCCTCAGTTTCCTCTGGAGTCTCTCCCCTGAAAATTATGAGACCTGTTTCCAATCCCGGAGTGAATTTTTAGAGGGAATGGGTGACCGGGAGAAGGATGCCCATGAATGGGATGCCAATGATGTTATCTGGAGGAATGATGCCCTTTTAAACCATGATCTGGGAGATGAAATATCTAAAATCAGAATCCCGGCACTGGTGGTGGCCATAAATCAGGATCAGATCGTTGACTTCAATTATTGTGTCATGCCTATGTATGAAGGACTGAAAAATTCACAACTTTTCAACTATGATTCCATATGGGGACATTACGGTTGTGTTAGGGATGTTCAAAAAGCAGAAGGTGCCATTAAAAACTTCGTGAAAATGATTTATGAGAAGGGATGTTAA
- the cobI gene encoding precorrin-2 C(20)-methyltransferase, translating to MNINKGKLIGIGVGPGDPELLTVKAVKTLESVPVICSPKSSQEKPSVALSIVQGILDGRGDEYETIEPLFPMIEDKKALKSYWNGAAQLITQKLDEGLDVSFITLGDPSIYSTFSYVAQIIGNQGYSVEMIPGITSFTGCAASAGITLGEKDEIILVVPKVDERLEELLKHADTAVVMKTSRHSLKLEELVCKDPRDKTVTSVQNCGMDDEEVFEGFANKGKYLSTTIVKFNDRGGSD from the coding sequence ATGAATATAAATAAAGGCAAACTCATTGGTATTGGAGTGGGTCCCGGGGACCCGGAACTACTCACAGTAAAGGCAGTAAAGACTCTAGAAAGCGTACCAGTAATCTGCTCACCTAAATCATCCCAGGAAAAACCAAGTGTGGCACTTTCCATAGTTCAGGGAATTCTGGATGGTCGTGGTGATGAATACGAAACAATTGAACCATTATTCCCCATGATTGAGGATAAAAAAGCCCTTAAAAGTTACTGGAATGGTGCTGCACAGTTAATTACTCAAAAATTAGATGAAGGTCTGGATGTTTCATTCATCACCCTGGGAGACCCTTCAATCTACAGCACATTCTCCTATGTAGCCCAGATAATTGGAAACCAGGGCTACTCTGTGGAAATGATACCTGGAATAACCTCATTTACAGGTTGCGCTGCCAGTGCAGGTATTACACTGGGTGAAAAGGATGAAATAATCCTGGTGGTACCCAAGGTTGATGAACGGCTGGAAGAGCTATTAAAACACGCTGATACTGCAGTGGTTATGAAAACATCACGCCACTCCCTGAAGCTGGAAGAACTTGTTTGTAAGGATCCAAGGGATAAAACAGTCACCTCGGTTCAAAACTGTGGCATGGACGATGAAGAGGTATTTGAAGGTTTTGCAAATAAGGGGAAATACCTCTCCACAACCATAGTTAAATTCAATGATCGTGGGGGCAGTGACTAA
- a CDS encoding DUF3320 domain-containing protein — MSELSKVDIYRQIDVLRQSLLDLTMRNQLLNFRPRSMTVEVTEGELAEIYDRLVLKKSKRKLLQFIPRADFEITTGAGYNKNQGHKDKSPGYNDNTHFENKEDHDSDVDQTSPLTEGSQTKTGKSLNTTDNRIKKVDHGDFSADELVKEPQFNETDFEDKVSTSDDIRAPDEVEIKSPEFPDTEMDNETLAPEESLLWEAPSLDQETLEKNKEIFLSTDLTPSELQRRLFYINQRARSMMEEQGYNILYLAMGFLKWQESNGTPGDREAPLILIPVELERRRVKGSFKLRWTGEDIIPNISLQAKLLDYGVEIPDFEMPRTQEGVDEYLDQVRESIAHEKGWEVKDKVYLGFFSFTKFVMYKDLDPESWPEDMPLEENPLIKAIFDPAEEELSPGFQEDEVDAKLSSEDVYHVMDADSSQIAVIEDVKHGRDLVVEGPPGTGKSQTIVNLIAELLARGNTVLFVSEKMAALEVVKGRLDRVGLGEFCLELHSKKSQKKDVLEKLESVLRNPKPIDLSMDDDLSTIEELKSDLNEYVTLLHSPYAKINWTPYQLFGVKERSLHHFEKIGTKMPRFVVKNSKNCSLREWQRTINKFKELGELYKLVKPVSYNPWKYTHPDPILPAEEEEIENLLDETVKTLNELNLKAENLSKISGVNIPVTLEDTEHLIAAVEIISSFPSLERELILNTKWDYDKLQVYNLIKSLEEYKAKTKGLKRFKEGVLDEDISSLLINFQEQKPKLLKFLSGDFKKAKKRIGKLYLGKTPENDEIILQDLEELMKCQKLQLKIRAQDELARSLFGSHWKREESEAENLKAISEWILKFRQALEEGRITEKILIILDSTQQYEIKQITREMHQDYDQILEYINQLDSYLHFNPDSVLGDSRTKSPLDYLSSQISLLKVGLSGLQNWSRFSSSRGECLETVGKNLVELTDKDEIEATDIIPCLEGNFADSLLRSLFLQEPSLSRFVGEVHEKKINEFRELDSKIINLNRFRIAQELHQNRPSLSGTASPRSELGVLKSEFSRKRGHMPIRKLLSICGGIIQTIKPCFMMSPLSIAQYLDPYSVKNLRFDYVIFDEASQVKPEDALGALLRARCAVIMGDTRQLPPTSFFDILIDVESDDYDLAVLADMESILHLCKRSFPSKMLRWHYRSRHESLIAVSNQEFYDNHLLIYPSPSKDSEELGLKLIHLPETVYDRGKTATNRAEAKAVIKAVFDHYQKYGNTKSLGVGTFNVRQQQAILEELELQLKLNPKMESYFKGNHGEHFFVKNLETIQGDERDVIMVSVGYGFDSEGNLSHNFGPVNQDGGERRLNVLLTRAREKCLIFSNFRGRDLQLSSSAPFGLRALKEFLEYAENKTLAQQDLVQNNADDAFEEAVSEFLTEHGYEIHRRVGCAGFRVDLAVVDPEYPGRYLLGIACDGPMYQTSRVARDRDRLRQQILKGLGWRFYRLWSTDWYRNRADVQKRLLAIIEELLKEDRAEEVIPPVEEAEIDSPVEYLEDGESVISSTEDGTSSEKDADLSHVDESVPPIHDGTGEIDSSTDLTLNTSPLDDLRLGDSKLDDTQLDNTQIEDSQFTDSPLNETEPRSKLLKSEERNYSIENSTDFPELDEILESEKEKSEKESSSGSQVKEDDKDELSDYVICEDTGVPVSGDIHSQPVGDIARAAMKVVEVEGPIHYDEVVKRIRTYWGLSRAGRRVQAVMKEAINLGLMDGQIIQKGDFLYYKDAPVVVRRRTGNPPAKMDLISPEEIAAAVKTILKSQYATQTDELVREVSRLFGAKVTRGPAISRIKGVIDDLIQKGEIEERADGMVDIIRE, encoded by the coding sequence ATGTCCGAACTTTCCAAGGTGGACATATATAGACAGATCGATGTTCTAAGGCAGAGTTTGCTGGACCTTACCATGCGTAACCAGCTTTTAAACTTCCGTCCCCGCAGCATGACCGTGGAGGTTACAGAAGGAGAACTAGCTGAGATTTACGACAGACTGGTCCTTAAAAAAAGCAAAAGGAAACTTTTACAGTTTATTCCCCGGGCAGACTTCGAAATCACTACCGGTGCGGGTTATAATAAGAATCAGGGCCATAAAGATAAAAGTCCAGGTTATAATGATAACACTCATTTTGAAAATAAAGAAGATCATGACTCTGATGTAGACCAAACATCTCCCTTAACTGAGGGGAGTCAAACTAAAACTGGAAAATCGCTTAATACTACTGATAACCGAATTAAAAAAGTAGATCATGGAGATTTTTCTGCTGATGAACTGGTTAAGGAACCCCAGTTCAATGAGACTGATTTTGAAGACAAAGTATCCACTTCAGATGATATTAGGGCACCAGATGAAGTTGAGATAAAATCCCCTGAGTTTCCAGATACTGAAATGGATAATGAGACACTTGCACCCGAAGAATCATTACTATGGGAAGCACCATCCCTGGACCAGGAAACCCTGGAAAAGAATAAAGAAATCTTTTTATCCACAGATTTAACACCATCAGAGCTTCAGCGTAGATTGTTCTATATAAATCAACGTGCCAGGTCAATGATGGAAGAGCAGGGTTACAATATACTCTACCTGGCCATGGGATTCTTGAAATGGCAGGAAAGCAACGGAACACCAGGAGACCGTGAAGCACCCCTGATTCTGATACCAGTGGAACTGGAACGTAGACGGGTGAAGGGTTCTTTCAAGCTACGCTGGACTGGTGAAGACATAATTCCTAATATCTCTCTCCAGGCAAAACTACTGGATTACGGGGTTGAAATACCTGATTTTGAAATGCCCCGAACCCAGGAAGGTGTTGATGAATATTTAGACCAGGTAAGAGAATCCATTGCCCATGAAAAAGGTTGGGAAGTTAAAGATAAGGTCTACCTTGGTTTTTTCAGTTTCACCAAATTCGTGATGTACAAGGACCTGGACCCGGAAAGCTGGCCTGAAGACATGCCCCTGGAAGAAAATCCCCTTATAAAGGCAATATTCGACCCAGCAGAAGAAGAGCTGAGTCCTGGATTCCAGGAAGATGAGGTAGACGCGAAACTATCCTCCGAAGATGTTTACCATGTTATGGATGCAGATTCATCACAGATCGCAGTGATAGAAGATGTGAAGCATGGCCGTGACCTGGTGGTGGAGGGTCCCCCGGGAACTGGTAAATCCCAGACCATAGTAAACCTTATAGCCGAACTCCTGGCACGTGGTAACACTGTTCTATTTGTAAGTGAGAAAATGGCCGCCCTGGAAGTGGTTAAAGGCCGTCTGGACAGAGTGGGACTGGGTGAATTCTGTCTGGAACTGCACAGTAAAAAATCGCAGAAAAAGGATGTTCTGGAAAAGCTGGAAAGTGTCCTTAGGAATCCCAAACCAATTGATCTTTCAATGGATGATGATCTAAGCACCATTGAAGAGCTCAAATCAGATCTGAATGAATACGTCACCCTGCTACATTCTCCCTATGCAAAAATCAACTGGACGCCTTACCAACTTTTTGGTGTTAAGGAGAGATCATTGCACCATTTCGAAAAAATAGGCACTAAAATGCCACGTTTCGTGGTGAAAAATAGCAAAAATTGCAGCTTACGGGAATGGCAGCGAACTATAAACAAGTTCAAGGAACTGGGAGAGTTGTACAAACTGGTGAAACCAGTATCTTACAATCCATGGAAATACACCCATCCTGACCCCATACTACCAGCTGAAGAAGAGGAAATCGAAAACCTGCTGGATGAAACCGTTAAAACACTCAATGAACTGAATTTAAAGGCAGAAAACCTTTCCAAAATATCGGGTGTAAATATACCGGTGACACTGGAGGATACCGAACATCTAATAGCAGCAGTGGAGATAATCTCCTCATTCCCTTCCCTGGAGAGGGAACTCATCCTTAACACCAAATGGGATTATGACAAATTACAGGTTTACAATCTCATTAAAAGTCTGGAAGAATACAAAGCCAAAACCAAGGGCCTGAAAAGGTTCAAAGAAGGAGTTTTGGATGAGGATATTTCATCCTTACTCATAAATTTCCAGGAACAAAAACCGAAACTACTGAAATTCCTTAGTGGAGATTTTAAGAAGGCTAAAAAACGGATTGGTAAACTTTACCTGGGTAAAACCCCTGAAAATGATGAGATAATACTTCAGGATCTTGAAGAACTCATGAAATGCCAGAAGCTGCAGTTAAAGATCAGGGCACAGGATGAACTGGCCAGATCCCTGTTTGGATCCCACTGGAAGAGGGAGGAAAGTGAAGCTGAAAATCTGAAGGCCATATCAGAATGGATACTCAAATTCAGACAAGCCCTGGAAGAAGGTAGGATCACCGAGAAAATCCTCATAATACTGGATTCAACACAGCAGTATGAAATTAAACAGATCACCCGGGAAATGCATCAGGATTATGACCAGATACTGGAGTACATAAACCAGCTGGATAGTTACCTGCACTTTAACCCGGACTCGGTATTAGGAGATTCACGGACCAAAAGTCCCCTTGATTACTTATCATCCCAGATTTCCCTATTAAAAGTGGGACTCTCTGGTCTACAGAACTGGTCCCGTTTCAGCTCCTCCCGAGGTGAATGCCTGGAAACAGTGGGAAAAAACCTGGTGGAACTAACAGATAAAGACGAAATTGAAGCAACCGACATCATACCCTGCCTGGAGGGAAACTTTGCAGACTCCCTACTGCGTAGTCTGTTCCTGCAGGAACCATCACTCTCCCGTTTCGTGGGAGAGGTTCATGAGAAGAAGATAAATGAATTCAGGGAACTGGACAGTAAGATTATAAATCTCAACCGTTTCCGGATAGCCCAGGAGTTACACCAGAACCGGCCTTCACTTTCAGGCACCGCATCCCCTCGTTCAGAACTAGGAGTGCTTAAAAGTGAGTTTTCCCGTAAAAGGGGACATATGCCCATTAGGAAACTGTTATCCATCTGTGGAGGGATAATACAAACAATAAAACCCTGTTTCATGATGAGTCCCCTTTCCATAGCCCAGTACCTGGACCCTTACAGTGTGAAGAACCTGCGTTTTGATTACGTTATTTTCGATGAAGCCAGTCAGGTAAAACCGGAAGATGCCCTGGGAGCACTATTAAGAGCCAGATGTGCAGTTATAATGGGAGACACCCGGCAGTTACCTCCCACCAGCTTTTTCGATATTTTGATTGATGTGGAAAGTGATGATTATGACCTGGCAGTGCTGGCAGATATGGAAAGCATTTTACACCTCTGCAAACGAAGCTTCCCTTCAAAGATGCTACGCTGGCACTACCGTAGCCGTCATGAATCCCTCATCGCGGTGAGTAACCAGGAATTTTATGATAACCACCTTCTGATTTACCCTTCACCCAGCAAGGACTCAGAAGAACTGGGACTGAAACTGATCCACCTCCCGGAAACTGTTTATGACCGGGGAAAAACTGCCACCAACCGGGCGGAGGCTAAAGCAGTTATCAAAGCAGTGTTCGACCATTACCAGAAGTACGGTAACACCAAGAGCCTTGGTGTGGGTACCTTCAATGTACGGCAGCAGCAGGCCATCCTGGAAGAACTGGAACTGCAGTTGAAGCTCAACCCTAAAATGGAGAGTTACTTTAAAGGGAACCATGGAGAGCATTTCTTCGTGAAAAACCTGGAAACAATCCAGGGAGATGAAAGAGATGTGATAATGGTTAGTGTGGGTTATGGATTTGACTCTGAAGGTAATTTAAGCCATAACTTCGGACCAGTTAACCAGGATGGAGGAGAAAGACGTTTGAACGTTCTCTTAACAAGGGCTAGGGAGAAGTGTTTGATATTCTCCAATTTCAGAGGTCGTGACCTTCAATTAAGTTCAAGTGCACCTTTCGGTCTTCGTGCCCTTAAAGAATTCCTGGAATACGCTGAGAATAAAACTCTGGCCCAACAGGATCTAGTTCAGAACAATGCTGATGATGCCTTTGAAGAGGCTGTTTCTGAATTTTTAACTGAACACGGATATGAAATTCACCGCAGAGTGGGCTGTGCTGGTTTCAGGGTTGACCTGGCAGTTGTGGACCCAGAATACCCTGGACGTTACCTTCTGGGCATTGCCTGTGACGGGCCGATGTACCAGACCAGCAGGGTAGCCCGGGACCGGGACAGACTCCGCCAGCAGATCCTGAAAGGACTGGGATGGCGTTTCTATCGTTTATGGTCTACAGACTGGTACCGGAACCGTGCTGATGTGCAAAAACGACTCCTGGCAATAATAGAAGAACTCTTAAAAGAGGACCGTGCCGAGGAAGTTATTCCACCAGTAGAAGAGGCAGAAATTGATTCCCCTGTAGAATATCTGGAAGATGGAGAGAGTGTAATTAGTTCTACAGAAGATGGAACTAGTAGTGAAAAGGATGCTGATCTTTCTCATGTAGATGAATCAGTGCCCCCAATTCACGACGGAACAGGTGAAATTGATTCGTCAACTGATTTAACACTAAATACTTCCCCATTAGATGATCTCAGATTAGGTGATTCCAAATTGGATGATACCCAATTAGATAATACACAAATAGAGGATTCTCAATTTACGGACTCACCATTAAATGAAACTGAACCCCGTTCTAAACTGTTAAAATCAGAAGAAAGGAATTACTCCATTGAAAATTCTACTGATTTCCCTGAACTGGATGAGATTTTAGAATCTGAAAAGGAAAAATCTGAAAAAGAATCCTCTTCTGGTTCCCAGGTAAAAGAAGATGATAAAGATGAATTATCGGATTACGTGATCTGTGAGGACACTGGTGTGCCTGTTTCTGGGGACATTCACAGCCAGCCAGTGGGAGATATTGCCAGAGCAGCAATGAAAGTAGTGGAAGTTGAGGGCCCCATACACTACGACGAGGTTGTAAAACGTATACGGACTTACTGGGGACTTAGCCGAGCCGGAAGGCGTGTGCAGGCAGTTATGAAAGAAGCTATCAACCTGGGATTGATGGATGGTCAGATAATTCAGAAAGGTGACTTTTTATATTACAAAGATGCACCGGTGGTGGTTCGCAGAAGAACCGGCAACCCCCCCGCCAAGATGGATCTTATAAGTCCGGAAGAAATTGCTGCTGCAGTGAAAACCATCCTAAAATCACAGTACGCCACCCAGACTGATGAACTGGTCAGGGAAGTTTCCCGACTTTTCGGAGCCAAAGTAACCCGTGGGCCTGCAATAAGTAGGATAAAAGGAGTAATTGATGATCTTATTCAGAAGGGTGAGATCGAAGAACGGGCAGATGGAATGGTAGATATTATCCGTGAATAG